In a genomic window of Dyadobacter fermentans DSM 18053:
- a CDS encoding ThuA domain-containing protein, translating into MSESPFQKVLKHFRIAGVAALACCSLAATAQTVTPEKRVLVFSKTAGFRHSSIPAGKTAILKLGKETGFSVDTTENSAVFTNKNLQKYAAVVFLNTTGNVLNDKQQDAFERYIQAGGGYVGIHAATDTEYEWPWYNKLAGAQFLSHPGNPNVQEGEAFVVNDQHPSMDGFPKKWKIKDEFYDFKNFNEKVNVLVKIDEKTYRDGKMGDNHPMSWYHEFDGGRAFYTNFGHEDATFINPVFVKHLTGGLNWAMASKLDYAKSRPEENRFTKKVLVTKLDEPTELVVLDDQRVLLTERKGKVKLYNPKTGKVKLVAEVPVYTKQEYGLMGLNIDPNFKTNKLVYMYYSPPSTAADTAQHLSRFKYDDVKDTLLLSTEELMLTVPVKRTDCCHTGGSIAWDAKGNLYLSTGDDVNPFQSNGYGPIDERPGREGWDGQHTSSNTNSLRGKVLRIKPRYGDRRANMPGGTNLYDIPEGNLFPPGTEKTRPEIYVMGTRNPYRISVDQHTGYLYWGDVGPDASNDDPKRGPRGYDEVNQARKAGYFGYPLFIGNNRPYIDFNFADSTSGKPFDPLKPINNSPHNTGLQELPPAQPAFIYYPYADSPEFGPIVGKGGRNAMAGPVYYSADFQDSKVKFPSYYNGKFFAYDWIRDYINIVTMNEQGDLQSIERFMPGTKFSHPIDMQFAKDGSLYTLEYGPNWFAQNDEASLSHITFNAGNRVPVAIASATNTTGATPLKVNFSSKGSMDHDGDPIKYEWSFGKGLPKSTVANPSYTYAKPGEYTATLKVTDNAGNSNTSEVIVRVGNAIPKVDVAIKGNKTFYWNDMPVNYEVSVSDKEDGSLANKKIPEDEVTLTINYLEGFDKTQLAQGHQANTGFETGKRMIELSDCKACHSVDKKSIGPAYREVAKKYASERNSLKTLTDKILKGGSGVWGEQAMPGHPQHKPEEIEEMVKYILDLNNTKAVDKKPLKSSYVTQAKKKDGSYIFTASYTDRGNGTMGPLTGSKTVALRPSTLMANMADTTRNTFKYKGDNGNEMVIGMKDGGFIAFDDIDLTQITKLAVSVGSKAGQSAGGTLEVRLDGAAGAKIGEGKVDKSETISIPVKAPADGKLHKVYFIFKNALAGSKPLFSIESIQFENAVL; encoded by the coding sequence ATGAGTGAATCCCCTTTTCAAAAAGTATTAAAGCATTTCAGGATTGCCGGTGTGGCTGCCCTGGCCTGTTGCAGTCTGGCGGCAACTGCCCAGACGGTGACGCCGGAGAAGCGCGTGCTGGTATTCTCGAAAACAGCCGGGTTCCGGCATTCGTCTATCCCGGCAGGGAAAACTGCCATTTTAAAGCTGGGGAAAGAGACCGGTTTTTCGGTGGATACTACCGAGAACTCGGCTGTTTTTACGAATAAAAATCTGCAAAAATACGCTGCGGTTGTATTCCTGAACACCACCGGCAATGTGCTGAACGACAAGCAGCAGGATGCATTTGAGCGATACATCCAGGCGGGCGGCGGCTACGTGGGCATCCACGCCGCAACCGACACCGAATACGAATGGCCGTGGTATAACAAACTCGCCGGCGCGCAATTCCTGAGCCATCCTGGCAACCCGAATGTGCAGGAAGGCGAGGCATTTGTTGTGAACGACCAGCATCCTTCGATGGATGGTTTTCCAAAAAAATGGAAGATCAAGGATGAATTTTACGACTTCAAAAACTTCAATGAAAAAGTAAATGTCCTCGTGAAGATCGATGAAAAGACTTACAGGGACGGCAAAATGGGCGATAACCACCCAATGTCGTGGTACCACGAATTTGACGGTGGTCGTGCATTCTACACCAACTTCGGGCACGAAGATGCGACTTTCATCAACCCTGTTTTTGTAAAACACCTGACCGGTGGATTGAACTGGGCGATGGCTTCCAAGCTGGATTATGCCAAATCACGGCCGGAAGAGAACCGTTTTACCAAAAAAGTACTGGTTACCAAACTGGATGAGCCTACTGAACTGGTAGTTCTGGATGATCAGCGTGTACTTCTGACTGAGCGCAAGGGAAAAGTAAAGCTTTACAATCCCAAAACCGGAAAGGTGAAACTGGTGGCCGAAGTACCCGTTTATACCAAGCAGGAATATGGCCTGATGGGGCTGAACATCGACCCCAACTTCAAGACCAACAAGCTGGTATATATGTATTATTCTCCCCCATCGACCGCGGCCGACACTGCTCAGCATTTGTCGCGCTTCAAATACGATGATGTAAAGGATACATTGCTGCTCAGCACCGAAGAGCTCATGCTCACCGTGCCCGTGAAGCGCACGGATTGCTGCCATACCGGCGGATCAATTGCCTGGGATGCGAAAGGTAATCTCTACTTATCCACCGGTGACGACGTGAACCCGTTCCAATCAAACGGTTATGGGCCGATCGACGAGCGTCCGGGACGTGAAGGCTGGGATGGACAGCATACTTCATCGAACACTAATTCATTGAGAGGCAAAGTATTGCGCATTAAACCGCGTTACGGCGACCGTCGTGCGAACATGCCGGGCGGTACTAACCTATACGATATTCCAGAGGGCAACCTCTTCCCTCCCGGAACGGAAAAGACGCGTCCTGAAATCTACGTGATGGGTACCCGCAACCCTTACCGCATTTCGGTGGACCAGCACACGGGCTATTTGTATTGGGGTGATGTGGGCCCGGATGCGTCCAACGACGATCCGAAACGTGGTCCGAGAGGGTATGACGAGGTAAACCAGGCCCGGAAAGCGGGTTATTTCGGTTACCCTTTGTTCATTGGTAACAACCGTCCGTACATTGATTTCAACTTCGCCGACAGCACTTCCGGCAAGCCGTTTGATCCATTGAAGCCGATCAACAATTCGCCGCACAACACCGGTTTGCAAGAATTGCCGCCTGCGCAGCCCGCATTCATCTATTATCCTTATGCCGATTCTCCCGAGTTCGGCCCGATCGTAGGTAAAGGCGGACGGAATGCAATGGCCGGCCCGGTTTACTATTCCGCTGACTTTCAGGACAGCAAGGTGAAGTTTCCTTCGTATTACAATGGCAAGTTCTTCGCTTACGACTGGATTCGTGATTACATCAACATCGTGACCATGAACGAGCAAGGCGACCTGCAAAGCATCGAGCGCTTCATGCCGGGCACGAAGTTCAGCCATCCGATCGACATGCAGTTTGCCAAAGACGGCTCATTATATACATTGGAATACGGCCCCAACTGGTTTGCCCAAAACGACGAAGCGAGCCTTTCGCATATTACATTCAACGCAGGAAACCGCGTTCCGGTGGCAATCGCAAGCGCAACCAACACGACAGGCGCTACCCCATTGAAAGTCAATTTCTCTTCCAAAGGCTCCATGGATCACGACGGCGACCCGATTAAATACGAATGGTCGTTTGGAAAAGGCCTGCCAAAAAGTACGGTTGCTAACCCAAGCTACACGTACGCTAAGCCAGGCGAATACACCGCCACTCTCAAAGTGACCGATAATGCCGGTAATTCCAACACCTCTGAAGTGATCGTACGCGTCGGTAACGCGATCCCGAAAGTGGATGTAGCGATCAAAGGCAACAAGACATTCTACTGGAACGACATGCCTGTAAACTACGAAGTATCCGTGTCGGACAAGGAAGACGGTAGCCTGGCGAACAAGAAAATTCCGGAAGACGAAGTGACTTTGACGATCAATTACCTTGAAGGATTTGACAAAACGCAGCTCGCGCAAGGCCATCAGGCCAATACAGGCTTCGAAACCGGCAAGCGGATGATCGAGCTGAGCGATTGCAAGGCATGCCATTCGGTCGACAAAAAGTCCATCGGACCGGCTTATCGCGAAGTAGCGAAGAAATACGCCAGCGAGCGCAATTCACTGAAAACGCTCACAGACAAAATCCTGAAAGGCGGAAGCGGCGTTTGGGGCGAGCAGGCAATGCCGGGTCACCCGCAGCACAAGCCGGAAGAGATCGAAGAAATGGTGAAGTACATCCTCGACCTCAACAATACAAAAGCCGTTGACAAAAAGCCGTTGAAAAGCTCATACGTGACGCAGGCTAAAAAGAAAGACGGTTCGTACATCTTCACGGCCAGCTACACCGACAGGGGCAACGGCACAATGGGTCCATTAACCGGCTCGAAAACCGTTGCGCTCCGTCCATCCACATTAATGGCAAATATGGCGGATACCACCAGAAACACCTTCAAATACAAAGGCGATAATGGCAACGAAATGGTGATTGGTATGAAAGATGGCGGCTTCATCGCCTTCGACGACATCGACCTCACCCAAATCACGAAACTGGCAGTTTCCGTGGGCAGTAAAGCCGGGCAATCGGCCGGTGGAACGCTGGAAGTGCGCCTCGACGGGGCGGCCGGTGCGAAAATCGGCGAAGGCAAGGTCGATAAGTCCGAAACAATCAGCATTCCTGTGAAAGCTCCTGCGGACGGTAAGTTGCATAAAGTGTATTTTATATTTAAAAATGCATTAGCTGGCAGCAAACCGCTGTTTTCGATTGAATCGATTCAGTTTGAGAATGCCGTATTGTAA
- a CDS encoding sugar phosphate isomerase/epimerase family protein: MKTIKGPGIFLAQFLGDEAPFNSLDTIADYMAGLGYKGLQLPTWDPRVIDVKQAAESQTYADELKGKLADKGLQITELASHIIGQLVASHPVYDEMYDNFAVPEVRNNPKARAEWATQHLKLVAQASRRLGLKASATFSGALAWPFLYPWPQRPAGLVETAFKELAARWKPILDVYDENGVDVAYELHPGEDLFDGTTFEMFVDYLDGHTRANINYDPSHFVLQQLDYLQFIDLYHDRIKAFHVKDAEFNPSGKQGVYSGFAGWADRAGRFRSLGDGQVDFGSIFSKLSQYDYDSWAVLEWECCIKSPVQGAAEGAPFIESHIIEVTTKAFDDFAGTGADEAFNRKVLGL, translated from the coding sequence ATGAAAACAATAAAAGGACCCGGTATCTTCCTCGCCCAATTCCTTGGCGATGAAGCTCCGTTCAACTCATTGGATACCATCGCCGACTACATGGCAGGATTGGGCTATAAAGGCCTCCAACTTCCTACCTGGGACCCGCGTGTGATTGACGTGAAGCAGGCGGCTGAGTCGCAGACCTATGCGGATGAGCTGAAAGGTAAATTGGCAGACAAAGGTTTGCAAATCACAGAATTGGCTTCGCACATTATCGGTCAGCTGGTGGCTTCGCACCCGGTTTATGATGAAATGTATGATAATTTTGCCGTTCCCGAGGTTCGTAACAACCCGAAAGCGCGTGCGGAATGGGCTACGCAGCATTTGAAACTCGTGGCGCAGGCAAGCCGCAGACTGGGCCTGAAAGCTTCTGCTACCTTCTCCGGTGCATTGGCGTGGCCTTTCCTTTATCCGTGGCCTCAGCGCCCTGCGGGTTTGGTGGAAACGGCTTTCAAAGAACTGGCTGCCCGCTGGAAGCCGATTCTGGACGTGTATGACGAAAACGGTGTAGACGTGGCGTATGAGCTGCACCCGGGCGAGGATCTGTTCGACGGTACTACTTTCGAAATGTTTGTAGACTACCTCGACGGCCACACCCGCGCGAATATCAACTACGACCCGAGCCATTTCGTGTTGCAACAATTGGATTACCTCCAATTCATCGACCTCTATCACGACCGCATCAAGGCATTCCACGTGAAAGACGCGGAATTTAACCCAAGCGGCAAGCAGGGCGTGTACAGCGGCTTCGCAGGCTGGGCCGATCGCGCCGGACGTTTCCGTTCGCTGGGCGACGGCCAGGTGGATTTCGGTAGCATTTTCTCCAAACTTTCTCAGTACGATTACGACAGCTGGGCGGTTCTGGAATGGGAATGCTGCATTAAGTCGCCCGTACAAGGTGCGGCGGAAGGTGCACCGTTCATCGAAAGCCACATCATCGAAGTGACCACGAAAGCATTCGATGACTTCGCGGGAACCGGTGCAGATGAGGCATTTAACCGCAAGGTTCTGGGTCTTTAA
- a CDS encoding four helix bundle protein, with the protein MADDKNDFVSQLQIRTKQFVLRSIKVFKALPPTEEARVIGKQFLRSASSVGANYRAVCRARSQNEFFSKISITVEEADESLFWMEIMSEAGILPSGKLSALMTEAEELIKILSKARKTVR; encoded by the coding sequence ATGGCTGATGATAAAAACGACTTCGTTTCTCAGTTGCAGATTCGCACTAAGCAGTTTGTATTAAGGAGTATCAAAGTTTTTAAGGCATTACCACCAACCGAGGAAGCTCGGGTTATAGGAAAGCAATTTCTGCGATCTGCATCGTCTGTTGGAGCCAATTATAGAGCAGTGTGTCGTGCTAGGAGTCAGAATGAGTTCTTTTCCAAGATCAGCATCACAGTCGAAGAGGCAGATGAATCGCTCTTTTGGATGGAAATAATGTCAGAAGCGGGTATCCTCCCGTCTGGGAAACTAAGCGCGCTGATGACCGAAGCGGAAGAACTCATCAAAATTCTATCCAAAGCTCGAAAAACCGTGCGTTAA